GCCGAGAACCTCAAGGTCACCCTGGACACCTCGGCCGTCGCCGCCGGGTTCACCGAGGCCGCGAGCATCTTCCGCGACCAGGCGGCCAAGGCCGGGGTCACCGTCGACGTGAAGATGGGCAGCAAGGACTCCTACTGGGCCGACATCCTCAACAACGGCACCCTGTGCTGCTACCGCTCGGGCGCCCTCCCCATCGAGGCCCATATCTCCCAGCGGCTGCTCACCGGCTCCACCACCAACGCCACCAAGTGGCGGCACAAGGACTTCGACGCGCTCTACGCGCAGGCCCAGTCCACCCGCGACGAGACCGCCCGGGCCGCCGTCTACGACCGGATGCAGCGCCGCCTGTACTCCGAGGGCGGTTTCCTGATCTGGGGGTTCGCCGACTGGATCCTCGGAACGGCCCGCACTGTACGGGGAGTCGAGGCCAAGGCACCCGCCAACACACTCGACTGGGCGCGGTTCGACAAGGTCTGGCTGGCGTGAACGGACTGCGTTCCTTCGTCGCCCGGCGGCTGCTTCTCGGTGCCGTGCAGACCGTGGCCGTGGTGCTGCTGGTCTTCGCGCTCACCGAGGCGCTGCCGGGCGACGCCGCGGTCGCCCTGGCCGGTGACCAGCCCGACCCGGCCCGGATCGCCGCCATCCGCGAGGCCATGCGTCTCGACGAGCCCGCGCACGAGCGGCTGGCCGACTGGGCGACAGGGCTGCTCCACGGCGATCTCGGCACCTCGCTGGTCTCCGGCCGCCCGGTCGGCCAGTACATCGCCGAGGGGTTCGGGCCGACGCTCCTGCTGGCCACGCTCACTCTGGTGCTGCTCATCCCCCTCGGCTTCGGCCTCGGGGTGCTCGCCGCCCGCCATGAGGGGCGCCTGGCCGACCGGTTGATCAGTTCGGTGACGCTCGCCGTGTACGCGATACCCGAGTTCGCCCTCGGGGTGCTGCTGGTGACCGTCCTGGCGCTCCAGTTGGCCTGGCTGCCGCCGACCGCCGTGGGATACGGCACCGATCTGCTCGGCCATCCCGCCGCGCTCGTCCTGCCGGTGCTGGTGCTGCTGTCACGTCCGGTGTGCTCGCTGTCCCGGCTGGTGCGGGCGGGCATGATCGACGCGCTGGCCTCGCCGTACGTGGCCCAGGCCCGCCGCTACGGCATCTCCGGCACCCGCATCCGCTACACCCATGCCCTGCCCAACGCACTCGCCCCCGCCGTACAGCAACTCGCCCGCACCGTCGACTGGTTGCTGTGCGGCGTCATCGTCGTGGAGGCGCTGTACGTGATCCCGGGACTCGGCACCGTGCTGCTCAACGCCGTCGCCGAACGCGACGTACCGGTGGTCCAGGGGCTCGCCGTCATGTTCGGCGTACTGACCGTGGCGCTGAATCTCGGCGCG
This DNA window, taken from Streptomyces sp. NBC_00663, encodes the following:
- a CDS encoding ABC transporter permease → MNGLRSFVARRLLLGAVQTVAVVLLVFALTEALPGDAAVALAGDQPDPARIAAIREAMRLDEPAHERLADWATGLLHGDLGTSLVSGRPVGQYIAEGFGPTLLLATLTLVLLIPLGFGLGVLAARHEGRLADRLISSVTLAVYAIPEFALGVLLVTVLALQLAWLPPTAVGYGTDLLGHPAALVLPVLVLLSRPVCSLSRLVRAGMIDALASPYVAQARRYGISGTRIRYTHALPNALAPAVQQLARTVDWLLCGVIVVEALYVIPGLGTVLLNAVAERDVPVVQGLAVMFGVLTVALNLGADLVAQRLAPRAGVAA